Proteins encoded in a region of the Triticum dicoccoides isolate Atlit2015 ecotype Zavitan chromosome 3A, WEW_v2.0, whole genome shotgun sequence genome:
- the LOC119269132 gene encoding lipoyl synthase 1, chloroplastic-like — protein sequence MHSSLARQVGPPIRPGCANQSCRRDRSGSVRCRAEAAPPVSVARTGPYTGRDPEVKKPAWLRQRAAHGEKYARMRESLGELKLNTVCVEAQCPNIGECWNGGGGAGGEGDGIATATIMVLGDTCTRGCRFCAVKTSNKPLPPDPMEPLNTALAVASWGVDYVVLTSVDRDDLPDGGSGHFAQTVRALKELKPGILVECLTSDFRGDLEAVSSLADSNLDVFAHNIETVRSLQRIVRDPRAGYEQSLAVLKHAKICKEGMITKSSIMLGLGETDEEVKQAMIDLRAVGVDILTLGQYLQPTEKYLTVREYVTPEKFQFWKEYGESLGFCYVASGPLVRSSYRAGELFVENLVRNKKIKPASGSS from the exons ATGCACAGCTCGCTCGCGAGGCAGGTGGGCCCGCCGATCCGGCCTGGCTGCGCGAACCAGAGCTGCCGCCGCGATCGATCCGGCTCGGTCCGGTGCCGCGCCGAGGCCGCGCCGCCGGTGTCCGTCGCCAGGACGGGGCCGTACACCGGGAGGGACCCGGAGGTGAAGAAGCCGGCGTGGCTGAGGCAGAGGGCGGCGCACGGGGAGAAGTACGCGCGGATGCGGGAGTCGCTCGGCGAGCTCAAGCTCAACACCGTCTGCGTCGAGGCCCAGTGCCCCAACATCGGCGAG TGCTGGAACGGAGGGGGAGGGGCGGGCGGTGAAGGCGACGGCATTGCCACGGCGACCATCATGGTGCTCGGCGATACTTGCACGCGCGGCTGCCGATTCTGCGCCGTGAAGACCAGCAACAAGCCTCTGCCGCCGGATCCCATGGAACCTCTGAACACGGCCTTGGCAGTTGCAAGTTGGGG AGTAGACTATGTTGTGCTGACAAGTGTTGATAGAGACGACTTACCTGATGGTGGAAGTGGCCATTTTGCTCAGACAGTGAGAGCTTTGAAG GAGCTCAAACCTGGGATATTGGTGGAATGCTTAACCTCGGACTTTCGAGGTGATCTGGAGGCTGTTTCCTCTTTGGCCGATTCTAATCTAGATGTCTTTGCACACAACATTGAAACTGTGAGGAGTCTGCAGAGAATTGTGAGGGATCCTCGCGCAGG GTATGAGCAGAGCTTAGCTGTTCTAAAGCATGCAAAAATTTGCAAAGAAGGGATGATAACCAAGTCTTctatcatgcttggtcttggggaaACTGACGAGGAGGTGAAGCAAGCCATGATTGACTTAAGGGCAGTTGGTGTTGATATTCTCACATTGGGCCAATATTTACAG CCAACAGAAAAATATTTGACGGTTAGAGAGTATGTGACGCCTGAGAAGTTCCAGTTTTGGAAGGAGTATGGTGAATCGTTGGGTTTTTGTTATGTTGCTAGTGGACCTCTG GTCCGGTCTTCGTACCGTGCAGGAGAGCTCTTTGTCGAGAATTTGGTCAGAAATAAGAAGATTAAGCCTGCATCTGGCTCCTCTTAA